A window of Megachile rotundata isolate GNS110a chromosome 11, iyMegRotu1, whole genome shotgun sequence genomic DNA:
ATTGCTAATGGAGGGAATATATGTCTTATTGGTTATATCATAGAGCCATATTGGTATGATTCATGCatttttgtcatttattttaatgGTCATATCTACTAACAAACTCTTGTAAATTTAGAGAGTCAGATGGTATGAACGAGGTCTCTTGCTTCTATATTACTCATAAGCAATGTTTCCAGCACTGTATAGTACATTAATGTTTCTGATGTGACGATcaatttaacttttattttgtATCTAATAATTTGATAGCAGCagctacaaaaatattaaaaattacaaaaaatcaaCAAAGTACTGCATGAAAACATTCCaacaatgagtacagtagtttgCTACTTATAGTTTGGTTAATAAAACAATGTAAATAAAAGCAACCTTCATAATAATAGAAGAAAAACACAGAATGCTAAGATGTGGCAGCAATGTATGAAAAAAAACGAGGGAGAATTGAGGAAAAACTCAGGTACAGAGGGTGGTCGAGGAGGGAGGGGGTAATTAGAAGAGTAAACATAAACACGAAGGAAACTTTTGCTAGTTTAAAACTAAATAATACCGAAGAGCCCACGTAATATTTTTGTTCTTAGAGATTAACTGGAAATTACCTCGACGTTATCAAGTCTTGAATACGGGTATATATTCTCTTACTAAACTTCCACGGATAGTTGATCGCTGCGCGTTAACACACGGTTAACTCATTTTCCCACACACTTCCTCGACGCGTGAACATTTCTTTTCAGCTAACATTTCATACAGTGTACGCGTAGCATAGTCCATTTATCGAAGATATTCACTTAACTTACCGAATTCTACAAAACAAAACGATAAAGGCTTGCGCGCTATAGAAAGCCGTGATTTTACCCGCACGAAAAAAAACAGGAATGCCAGACGTTAGATGGCGTCGGTTCTTGGACGCCATGTGTGGCGCAAACTTGATTTCATATTCATTCTGATTGGTTCCACAACGATAGCTTCGTTTCTTTTGTATTAATTTCttcgaatataaaaattattatgcacctgtaatattatttactttttatggCTGACttctgattaaaatttttttgatttaaaTACAATACTTTTTTCACGCCGTTTTGTTAATAGGTAAAAAAACATAAAGCTTCGTCTTTTTTTCGTTAGAATGTTATGCTTTGAAAAAAGTCTATTCGGTACTTATGCATTGATATGAtatcataaatgtataaaatatattaaacaattacataatgtaacatataaacatatgtgtattttttttaccaaaaattctacaatttacaaaaaatatttttgttacgtCATTTGccatttaaatattgtataacatGAAATAGTttctgtatttataatttatctgAAATATTCTTTCTgtagaagaaattaataaataattgtgtaACACTAATTAGTATTTATATAGTGgacttttaataattcttttggATGAAATCATTTATTGTGTGATATTTATAACGATATTGGTACTGAAACTTATAATACTTACAATTGAAGACTATAACAAATGTGTACAATGCGTTACTTTTTCATAATGAAATAATAGCAGTATTATTATATAACGAAACAATAGAAACAATCTATATTATGTGTGCgaattgtttctttattttttcatttattaaaaacacGTTACGCGCCATTTACATGTCATAAGATTAAAAAGATTTAGTAGTACTAAAAATAGAAATGTGCAACTATATTAATTGttcttaaaatataacatatttgCTCACGTAAATGAAACTTCAGTTTTTATCTATCACAGATAGATCGAGATTCATGACAGAAGTTTTTGCAAAAAGACAGATTATGCTGGCCGTAATCTTATATTGATATAAATGAACCAATCAGAAAAAATTGGAAACCGACGTCACCACGGCTAAAAAGTTTGAGCTTCagttcttactatttttttacaaagttttttagaattatttaattGAAGATACAATTTTGTATTCTTATTAGAAAATCTGAAACGGCCATATTTTATGACGTTTACTCACACCAGCGCAAACTGCATGAAAATATGTCCATGAAATGaacgtattgtaattgttatcGAGAATGAAATGAACTTTAGACTATTGTCAACAAAGTGGTCCCGCCACATATAAGAAACGCTGTACAGTTCTATATAAACATATTGTGGTATATATCGTGAataggaatttataatttacagttGTATAATTTATCGATTTCTTGATTATTTAGTTAACGATGGCGCGTGCACTCGTAGGTGTAAAGAGAGTTATCGATTATGCAGTTAAggtatatttgaaaaaaatgcTACAAAATTCAGAAGCAAGAAATACTAACAAAATTACTGTTTTGAATATTTGGCctgatataaaataatgaatgtactaatatttaaatattatataatttcatgtCATACAAGAATTTACTTTATTATAAggagtaaaatataaattgtatgatACTTTCCAGATATGTTATATGCATCGTACAgtttatgtaacatatattttatttttttttttattttcagattCGTGTTAAACCAGATAAGACAGGTGTTGTAACTGATGGAATTAAGCATTCGATGAATCCTTTTGATGAAATTGCAATTGAAGAAGCTGTACGaatgaaagaaaagaaactTGTACAGGAAATAATTGCAGTTTCATGTGGACCAGCACAATCTCAAGATGTTATAAGAACTGCACTTGCAATGGGTGCTGATAAAGGAATTCATGTCGAGATATCTGGGCCTGAATATGAAACTTTACAACCTATTcatgtttctaaaattctagcCAAATTAGCTCAAGATGAAAAAGCAGATTTAGTAATTGTTGGCAAGCAAGCTATAGATGATGATTGCAATCAAACTGCACAAATGATTGGAGGCCTCTTGGACTGGCCAACTGGTACATTTTGTAGTAAAgtatgttaaataattataatttaatataatgctGTATACATCTAATTTTTATGCAGTGCAATGATAAAGTTGTTTATTTATCTTATTATAATAGGTTGAAAAAACAAATGGTGAACTAAATATTACACGTGAAGTTGATGGAGGTTTAGAAGTTCTTAAAATGAAAATGCCAGCAGTTTTAAGTGCTGATCTTCGTCTTAATGAACCACGGTATGCCACATTACCGAATATCATGAAAGCTAAAAAGAAACCGGTTAAAAAGATGACTCCAAAAGATCTTGGTATAGATACTGCTGCAAGAATTGATATTTTGTCAGTTGAAGAACCACCAGCTAGACAGGGTGGCGTTATTCTACCAGATATTGATActctaattacaaaattaaaagaaggTGGACACGTTTAGTTGCTTGTCACAACAAAAATGTTTTACAGTGTTTTTTACTTGttatactttttattaaattttgctgTATATAGAACAACTTTTTATACACTATGAGATGTTGCAtgttatatttcaataaattttttctGCAGAAAATAAAGCAATAGGTCCCTTTATCATATAACTGATAgtcataataaaataacatcttatatatatatttatatatctctTTGGTAAATAACAACATTGTATTTCTACATCAAATTTGTACTTCTACGTTTTCATACATTATTGACGTCAACTATCGCGTGCTTGTACATTGTgtagacatttttattattcactAGGTTTCATAAACTCTCATTTACACATATTTATGATAAGTAAATTTTACTTAACAATCGGTAGTAAATAGTAAATGTTATATATCCCTGCATATATTTCTCGTTAcatataacaaataacaaattgacagaatattttgattataaattctttgtcATCAATACTATATATTTCACCGGGAATGTTCTACATTTAAATACGAAACTTATAAGAATATATCTCTTTAAAAATCATTCtactaaaatatataattcataCGGTCATTAATCTTTTTTAAAGATACGTACTACATGTCTTCATAGAAAAGATAGAGTTAAATGCCAATACCCGTATTTATTACCCTACAAATGTTAATTCTTTAAAGAATcgagtaataataatgtaatattattacattataagTAATCCAATccagaaaataattttcttaatacttattttctctttttaatatacTTTGTATAAGCTAATACGTTACAGAAAACTTGTTAAACAGTCTTTTATAGTTAAGATCTATTTATATATGTCGAAAGACAAAAAGAAGTGAATGTTACTTAAAACCTTACTTATTCCTTATAATAATACTTTCCAATCAAATCTAGTATTACTGGTATGCGTTATAGGGGGGAATGGAGGTGGATAAAGTTGCCAGCCATCCATCCCTTCACGCGCTGTTAGACATGCTAAATATGGTACTTTTTGAGCTAATTTAGTAACTTCCGAAGCCGGTGGAATTCCTCCACCTGTTAATTGTCTAGTACAAGCTGCTAAAGATGCAGCATGagctacaattaaaatatttcctactgtattttcaataatttgtttGATTAATTCGTAACTCCTTTCATAATACTGTGCTGCATTCTCTTTTAGTGGAAGTTCTTTTGTTTTGATGATTGGATCATAGGTTTTGTCTATGTTAAAGCCAGCTTTTATTAATTCTTCGGATGTCATCCAAACTGGAACACCATTTGGATACCATGCCAACCACTCTATAAGGCCAGGCTCTATTTTCATTGGAATGTTTAAATCTAACCCTTTTAAAATGTGAGCTAACGTTTGTATACATCTTAACGACGGCGATGTAAAAGCCACATCTATTTTAATACTGGATGATTTCATAGCTTCTCCTACCAAACCTGCTTGCACTTCACCTACAGTAGTTAATGGACTGTCATTTCGGAAGTCTTGTATATTTCTCGATGGTATCTCTTTTGGCATGTTCAAATCTCTGCGAACGTATGAACCATTTG
This region includes:
- the Etfb gene encoding electron transfer flavoprotein beta subunit translates to MARALVGVKRVIDYAVKIRVKPDKTGVVTDGIKHSMNPFDEIAIEEAVRMKEKKLVQEIIAVSCGPAQSQDVIRTALAMGADKGIHVEISGPEYETLQPIHVSKILAKLAQDEKADLVIVGKQAIDDDCNQTAQMIGGLLDWPTGTFCSKVEKTNGELNITREVDGGLEVLKMKMPAVLSADLRLNEPRYATLPNIMKAKKKPVKKMTPKDLGIDTAARIDILSVEEPPARQGGVILPDIDTLITKLKEGGHV